In one window of Hymenobacter nivis DNA:
- a CDS encoding acetyl-CoA C-acyltransferase yields the protein MLRLLSMTEPIKMANTAYIVAGYRTAVGKAPRGVFRFTRPDDLAAEVIKHLVKSVPALDPSRVDDVIVGNAVPEAEQGLQMGRLISLLALPINVPGLIVNRYCGSGVETIAMAVGKITAGMAECIIAGGTESMSMVPTVGWKTVPNYKLANEHPDYYMGMGLTAEAVAQDYKISRQDQDEFSYNSHQKAIKAIKEGKFAKSIVPITVEETYLDQATGKKKNRVYVVDTDEGPRADTSIEALAKLRPVFAANGSVTAGNSSQTSDGAAFVLVMSERMVKELNLEPIARMVTYATEGIDPRIMGMGPVKAVPKALKQAGMKLEDIDLFELNEAFASQSLAVVRELGINTDKLNVNGGAIALGHPLGCSGAKLSIQLFDELRDRGQKYGIVTACVGGGQGVAGIYELLK from the coding sequence ATGCTTCGCCTGCTCAGCATGACAGAACCTATCAAAATGGCCAATACCGCCTATATCGTCGCCGGCTACCGCACCGCCGTTGGCAAAGCGCCCCGCGGCGTCTTTCGCTTCACCCGCCCCGACGACCTCGCCGCCGAAGTTATCAAGCACCTCGTCAAGTCGGTGCCGGCGCTCGACCCCAGCCGCGTCGACGACGTGATTGTGGGCAACGCTGTACCCGAGGCCGAGCAGGGCCTGCAAATGGGCCGCCTCATCTCGCTGCTGGCGCTGCCCATCAACGTGCCCGGCCTCATCGTGAACCGCTACTGCGGCTCGGGCGTGGAAACCATCGCCATGGCGGTGGGCAAAATCACGGCAGGTATGGCCGAGTGCATCATCGCCGGCGGCACCGAAAGCATGAGCATGGTGCCCACGGTGGGCTGGAAAACCGTGCCCAACTATAAGCTCGCCAACGAGCACCCCGACTACTACATGGGCATGGGCCTCACTGCCGAAGCCGTGGCACAGGACTACAAAATCTCGCGCCAGGACCAGGACGAATTCTCCTACAACTCGCACCAGAAGGCAATCAAGGCCATTAAGGAAGGCAAATTTGCCAAGAGCATCGTGCCCATCACGGTGGAGGAAACCTACCTTGACCAGGCCACCGGCAAGAAGAAAAACCGCGTCTACGTGGTGGACACCGACGAGGGCCCCCGCGCCGATACGTCCATCGAAGCCCTGGCCAAGTTGCGCCCCGTGTTCGCCGCCAACGGCAGCGTCACGGCCGGCAACTCGTCCCAAACCTCCGACGGCGCGGCCTTCGTGCTCGTGATGAGCGAGCGCATGGTGAAGGAACTGAACCTGGAGCCCATTGCCCGCATGGTCACCTACGCCACCGAGGGCATTGACCCGCGCATCATGGGCATGGGCCCCGTCAAGGCCGTGCCGAAAGCCCTCAAGCAAGCCGGCATGAAGCTGGAAGACATTGACCTGTTCGAGCTGAACGAGGCCTTCGCCTCGCAGAGCCTGGCCGTAGTGCGCGAGCTGGGCATCAATACCGACAAGCTGAACGTGAACGGCGGGGCCATTGCGCTGGGCCACCCACTGGGCTGCTCGGGCGCCAAGCTCTCCATTCAACTCTTCGACGAGCTGCGCGACCGGGGCCAGAAGTACGGCATCGTAACCGCCTGCGTGGGCGGCGGCCAGGGTGTGGCGGGCATCTACGAGCTGCTGAAGTGA